From Phragmites australis chromosome 5, lpPhrAust1.1, whole genome shotgun sequence, a single genomic window includes:
- the LOC133917582 gene encoding cytochrome P450 86B1-like: protein MALRFLLEYVRASDLAVAAAVLFACSAVASRLASRGAPMLWPVLGIIPTLFAHLDDIYEWGAAALARSGGTFPYRGMWGGCSSGVVTSVPANVEHVLRTNFANYLKGPYYRERFAELLGEGIFNADGEAWRAQRRAATAEMHSARFLEFSSGTIDRLVHSRLVPLLSRLTERGDAVDLQEVLLRFTFDNICAAAFGADAGCLADGLPDVPFARNFERATELSLRRFVTPPFIWKAKRLLGVGSERALVEAARAVREFAEWTVADRRAELRKIGTLSARCDLLSRLMSSPGAGYSDTFLRDFCISFILAGRDTSSVALAWFFWLLASHPDVESRVLDDVRAARGDVRGMDYLHAALTEAMRLYPPVPVDFKEALADDVLPDGTVVRARQRVIYYTYAMGRDPAAWGPDCLEFRPERWMRGGAFAGGGESPFKYVVFNAGPRLCIGKRFAYTQMKTAAAAVLARFRVEVLPGQEVKPKLNTTLYMKNGLMVRFTTREQQQPVHVVAAGED from the exons ATGGCGCTACGCTTCCTCCTGGAGTACGTGCGGGCGTCCGACCTGGCCGTGGCCGCGGCGGTGCTCTTCGCCTGCAGCGCGGTCGCGAGCCGGCTGGCATCCCGGGGCGCGCCCATGCTGTGGCCGGTACTCGGCATCATCCCGACCCTCTTCGCGCACCTCGACGACATCTACGAGTGGGGCGCCGCCGCGCTGGCCCGGTCCGGGGGCACGTTCCCGTACCGCGGCATGTGGGGCGGGTGCTCCTCGGGCGTCGTCACCTCCGTGCCGGCCAACGTCGAGCACGTCCTCAGGACAAACTTCGccaactacctcaaggggcCCTACTACCGGGAGCGGTTCGCGGAGCTGCTGGGGGAAGGGATCTTCAACGCCGACGGGGAGGCGTGGCGCGCGCAGCGCAGGGCCGCCACGGCGGAGATGCACTCGGCGCGGTTCCTCGAGTTCTCGTCGGGCACCATCGACCGGTTGGTGCACAGCCGGCTGGTGCCGCTGCTGAGCAGGCTGACGGAACGTGGGGACGCAGTGGACCTGCAGGAGGTGCTCCTCCGGTTCACGTTCGACAACATCTGCGCCGCCGCGTTCGGGGCGGACGCCGGGTGCCTCGCCGACGGGCTCCCCGACGTGCCATTCGCGCGCAATTTCGAGCGGGCCACGGAGCTCTCGCTCCGGCGATTCGTCACGCCGCCCTTCATATGGAAGGCCAAGCGGCTCCTCGGGGTCGGAAGCGAGCGAGCGCTCGTGGAGGCCGCGCGCGCCGTGCGGGAGTTCGCCGAGTGGACCGTCGCCGACCGCCGAGCCGAGCTGCGCAAGATCGGGACCCTGAGCGCCCGGTGCGACCTCCTCTCGCGGCTCATGTCATCACCAGGCGCCGGGTACTCCGACACGTTCTTGCGGGACTTCTGCATCAGCTTCATCCTCGCGGGCCGCGACACCAGCTCCGTCGCGCTCGCCTGGTTCTTCTGGCTCCTCGCGTCGCACCCGGACGTCGAGTCCCGCGTCCTCGACGACGTCCGCGCCGCCCGCGGCGACGTCAGGGGGATGGACTACCTCCACGCCGCCCTAACCGAGGCGATGCGCCTCTACCCGCCGGTCCCCGTCGACTTCAAGGAGGCCCTGGCCGACGACGTGCTCCCGGACGGCACGGTGGTCCGCGCGCGCCAGCGGGTGATCTACTACACGTACGCGATGGGGCGTGACCCCGCGGCGTGGGGCCCCGACTGCCTGGAGTTCCGCCCGGAGCGGTGGATGCGGGGCGGCGCGTTCGCGGGGGGCGGGGAGAGCCCGTTCAAGTACGTGGTGTTCAACGCCGGACCGAGGCTGTGCATCGGGAAGCGGTTCGCGTACACGCAAAtgaagacggcggcggcggcggtgctggcgAGGTTCAGGGTGGAGGTGCTGCCCGGGCAGGAGGTGAAGCCCAAGCTCAACACCACGCTCTACATGAAGAACGGGCTCATGGTGCGCTTCACCACaagggagcagcagcagcccgtcCACGTTGTGGCCGCAG GGGAAGATTGA